GTTGCTGTGGGGACATGAATCGTTGACTCCATTTCAGGTATGGAGGAAGGGGACCTCCAGATAGGCGTGGTCCCTATACTCGATTGGGATGAACTCCTCTCTTCTAATGGCCTCGATAATGACTCTCGAGTGTAGAAACTCTTCTTCCATTAATCTTCTCAACCCTCTCTCTATGGAGCTGTTCCCCCGTCTTTGTATGCTTCCTGGGGGAGGGAATACACCCTCCCATCGCCTCCATCGATTATCTTTGAATTGAATATGTTTATCTGAGTATGTATATTAATTTTTTTGGTTTATGCAGCTTTTCTAATTTCTTCAAATTCTTAATGCATCGTAATATTTCCAAATATTTAATTTCATATTATAAATTTTTAATCTTTAAGGTTTAATTCAAATGATTCGATCTAAGAGAATTCCCCGAACTAGGAGGGTGGGGAAACTATCATATATTTCTCCGTTGTATCCCTTTTGAGTGGATATGCTCAGTGATTCTGAAGAGGAGGTTTTGAAGGAGATATCCATTATAGAGGCCTGGAGCCATGTGGAGTATCTCTCAACCCTTGATAAGACCTCAGGCACAGAGGGGGAGAGGAAGGCCCACGAGTATGTTAGAGAGAGGCTTAGAGGGTATGGCATCCCCTTCAAAACTTACGAGTTCGACTCCCTGATAAGCCATCCCAGAGAGGCTTCCCTTAGGGTCATCTCCCCACCCATCATAGATATTGAGTGCATAACCCACTCCTTCTCAGGCCAGACCCCTGAGGGGGGCTTGGAGGCGGACCTGATACATGTCCAGGTCCCTCCTGGAACTCTCCATGGAGGTTTGGAGGGTCTAGTGGAAGAGTATGAGAGGGCGGGGGCCAGGGGTAAGGCCGTCATAGTCTGGGGTGTGGCGAGCCCCTCCACGGTATGGGCTGCTCAGCTCTCAGGGGCATTGGCCCAGATCAACATTAGCGGGGAGGATATACTCCACGAGATGATAGTCACTTCGGTTTGGGGGACCCCTACCCCCGAGTCAGCTGCCAGGATTCCGAGGATACCTGTGGTCTCTGTAAAGAGGACGGATGGGGAGCGCCTCCTCCAGCTACTGAAAGGGGGCGATGTTCGTGTTAGGCTTACGACGAGGGTTGACACTAGGTGGAGGAGGATTCCAGTAACCGTCGCAGAGGTATCGGGTTTTGAGGAGCCCGAGAGGTTCATGCTCGTCCACGGCCACATGGACTCCTGGTACCTAGGAGCCACCGATAACTGCACTGGCAACGCCGCCTGCCTAGAGCTGGCCAGGGTTCTATGGAGGCATAGGGATAGGCTCAGGAGAGGGGTTAGAATAGCCTGGTGGTCTGGCCACTCCACAGGTAGATACTCGGCCTCCACATGGTACGCTGACAACCATTTTGAAGACCTTTATGAGAACTGCTTTCTAACATTGAATGTAGACTCTCCGGGGGTCATGGGGGCCTCAAAGGTGAGCGGTGGAGGTCTGATGGGCACTCTCCGCTTCGTGGAGGAGATCATAAAGGACTCGGTTGGGGTTGAGGGGGTCGAGGTCAGATCCTACGCGATGAGGGCTGGAGACCAGTCCTTCTATGGCATAGGCATCCCTTCAATAGCTGTGGGTGCATCCATACCGGAAGGGAGTCCTCTACGAGGTGCCTG
This portion of the Candidatus Bathyarchaeota archaeon genome encodes:
- a CDS encoding M28 family peptidase is translated as MLSDSEEEVLKEISIIEAWSHVEYLSTLDKTSGTEGERKAHEYVRERLRGYGIPFKTYEFDSLISHPREASLRVISPPIIDIECITHSFSGQTPEGGLEADLIHVQVPPGTLHGGLEGLVEEYERAGARGKAVIVWGVASPSTVWAAQLSGALAQINISGEDILHEMIVTSVWGTPTPESAARIPRIPVVSVKRTDGERLLQLLKGGDVRVRLTTRVDTRWRRIPVTVAEVSGFEEPERFMLVHGHMDSWYLGATDNCTGNAACLELARVLWRHRDRLRRGVRIAWWSGHSTGRYSASTWYADNHFEDLYENCFLTLNVDSPGVMGASKVSGGGLMGTLRFVEEIIKDSVGVEGVEVRSYAMRAGDQSFYGIGIPSIAVGASIPEGSPLRGA